TTGGCGGCGAATTCCTTGAATTCAGGTGTGGAGAAGACCTCAGCGTCCAGTTTTTTGCACCAACCGCACCAATCGCTGCCGGTGAAGTTGATGAAGAGCAATTTGTTTTCCTTTTTGGCCTGGTTGAGGGCGGCATTGAAATCAGTGACCCAGTTCAATTCTGCGGCACCGAGCCAGCCGGCCACGAGCAGGGTTGCCAGTGCGAGGATTATTTTTTTCATAAGTTGTGCGTAAGGCTCGTTGAGTTTAACGAATCGTTCTGTTCGTAGGACGTTTCACAAGCGCCGTTTATTCAGGGGGCTGCCGCTCGGCATACCAGAAAACGGTGCCCGGGTATGAGCCAAGATACTCGTTATGATGACCGTGCTCAAACCCAATTTTTGCATGTTTTGTGAAGTTGAGCCGGTCGGCGAGATGGAAGCGATAGGCAATTTTGGGGGTGCCGTTGTCCAGCAGACCGTAAAGAGGGCGGGTGAGAGGGCCGCCGTAAAAGTACCAGCCGCAACGGAAGTAATCTTCCGTGCCCGTGCCATGCCAGGCCGGGGGAAAGGCCTCACCGTCCACGTAGAACCGGTCGTCGCCCTCGAGGGTGGCGTTGGCCAGCTCGAGGATGCAGCCGACGAAATGGCCACGGCCGCGAGTTTCAAGGAGCACGATGTCCCGGGCTTTCTCGGTTTTGTCGGTGATGCGGGCAGCGTGGAAGTAAAACAGCCCGGGCTGTGGCCAACCCTGGCGGAAGGTGGTCTGGACTTTAACCTCGAGGGGTTGGTCCGGGTTTTGCAGGACAAGCTTAAGCGATCGGCGGCAGGGCATGGGCCAACGGCTGTAATAGGCGCCGTTGGTGTCCACCCCCATGGTGAGTGCGTGGAATCGGGCCTGCGGACGTTGGTCGCGGCTGAACCCCCAAAACTCCCGGAGGGTCATGTCCACCAGGTTGAGACCATCGGCTTCCACACGCATGCGGAGGGCATCGGCCTTCGCTTGACCCACGTCGAGGCGAAACATCTCCAGAATACCCTGGGTTTCCGCCAGGAAGATGGTCACGGGCTGGCCGGTGGGCAGGGGGAAGGTTGCCGTGGGGCTGAGGGCGGGCCATGCCAATTCCCAGGCGGCGGTTTGCCGCAGGCTTTCGGGGGTGGAGCTGGCCACGGGCGCAGGCAGGCGTTGGAAGCTGAACTGATGATAGAGGTGGGGGATAATTTCGCCGCGGCCATTTTTGCGATGGGTATAAGAGTCACGATGGCCTTCGAGGGTAATTTTTAAGGATTGGGCATAGCTTATGGGCGCATAACAAAGCCACCCGCCACTGCTTTTTTCGGCCAAACCGGGGGGCAGCAAGGGATTATTTTCAAGCCACTCCGGCAGAGGAGCGGAGAGGCGCGGCCGGGGCTCGCCGTCGAAGTAGAAATTCAATGTGCCGCCGAGGTAGGCCTGACCTTGCTTGTTTTTGCCGGTAAACCAGATGCTGGTGATGACGCCGGGGCCTTTTTCCTCAAAAAGCACCCATGCCGAGTGGGCGTTGGAAAAACTCAGGCCTGATGGCTCCACGCGGATTAGATTGCCCGAGTCGTAGTTGGCATCGTTATAGTCAAAGCCGCTTCGGAGATAGGTTTTGGTCGAGTCTGGCACCGGCAGCCAATGAAGGGAGAGGGGATTGGGTTGGAGCAGCAGGGGGACGGCGGCGAAAGTAGAGAAGCAGATGGCCAGAGGCATCAGGCAAAGCGCGAAGCAGGATTGCCGCGGTTTAGGAGGCAGACGGAGCACCAGAGCCAATATTTCGGCCAGGAGAAGGTTTTTGGTGGGGGCATTCCTGGCGGAGGAGCGGGAGGGAGGAGGAGGCTTGGCGATCATAAAGGATGGGTGGCCCTGAGGGGAGACCATGCTCCCCCTTTAGTGGGATGGGGTTTGAGCGGCAAGAAGCAAAGCCCCCATGGGGACGGCATCTTCCTGCCAGGCGGCCAGGCGAACGGCGGGCACGGGGTGAAATGCCTCCATGACGTAGGCAGGCAGCCGGGCGGCGACAGTGGCGCGCAGTGGCTCACCCACAAGGGACAGCCCGCCGCCAAGCACAATAACCGCGGGATGGCATAGATGCACGACATGAGACAGGGCGAAGGCCAGGTCGTCGGCCACTTCATGGAGCAGGCGGCGGGCGTCCTCGTCTCCGGCGGCGAGGGCAGGGGCAAGAGTGCGAGCTTCGCCGCCCGTTTGTTTGAACTGGGCCAGGAGGGCAGCCCAGGGGCCGGTGAGGCCGCGGGAGCGGAGCTCCCGGATGCGTTTGTCCACGGCCCAGCCGCTGCAGCGGTGTTCCACGATCAGGCCTTCACGATTGAGGCGGAGGTGGCCGATTTCGGCCTCGCCGGGGAGGGCGCCGTGATAGATCTGCTCATTGACCACCAAGCCTCCCCCCACGCCGCTGCCCAGAGTGACGTAGAAAACAGGGTTGGCGCCCTGGCCTGCGCCGAGGCGGGCTTCAGCGAGGGCGGCGGTGTTGGCGTCGTTTTCAATCTGCACGGGAAGGTGGGTGAGATGGCGGAGCCAGTCGGCAAGGGGAAAGTCGGCCCAGCCGGGCACCTGGTGGGAGCAGCGAATGATGCCGCGCTGCCAGTCCACCGGCCCCCCGAAGCCCACCCCGAGAGCGCGGACAGGATGTTCGCGCAAGAGGGCAGGGAGTGTGGCCGTGAGCTGTTCCCGGATGCCGTGGCCGCCGGCCTCGGGTTTAACGGTAAAACGCTGGCGGTGGGCGATGTGGCCGGGGCGTCCCAGGACAATTTGTAATTTAGTGCCGCCAATTTCGATGCCGGCGAGGGTGTGCGCGGTGGATTCAGGCGGTTTGGGCGGCGGTAAGTTCATACACCGAGGCGACGGTTACGATGGATAAGGAGGGAGAGGGTCGGCGTCGAGGCCGGCCTGTCCCTCAGCCGCAGTAGAACCTGGCCTGCCAAGGAGAAACCCCCTGCCCCCATGCCTTACTCTCCCGGGCCGGAGCCTTCCTGGCCGAGGCTGTCGATGATGGAGATCAGCGGCAGGAAGAGGGCGATGACGATGCTGCCGACGATGACCGCCAGAATCACGATCATGATCGGCTCCAGCAGGGAGGTCATAGCGGCGACGGCGTTGTCCACTTCGTCATCGTAGTTGTCGGCAATTTTCATCAACATTTCCGGGAGCGCGCCGGTTTGCTCGCCCACGTCCACCATGCTGATGACCATGGGCGGGAAGACGCCGGAGGCCTCCAAGGGGGCGGTAATGGTTTCGCCTTCCTTGACGCTTTCGTGGACGGCGGAGACGGCATCCGCCACGATCACGTTGCCGGAGGTCTCTTTGACAATGGTAAGCGCCTGGAGAATGGGCACACCGCTGCTGATCAAGGTGCCCAGGGTGCGGGTAAAACGGGAGATGGCGACTTTCTTGATGACGGGACCCAGGACGGGCATGTTGAGTTTGAAGCGGTCGAAGAGCTTGCGCCCTGCCTTGGTACGGATGAAGACCTGAAAAAGGAAAAACAGGGCACCCAGCACACCCAAGGTGATGACGAAATGATTGGCAATCATGTCGCTAATCCCCAAGACGATCTGGGTGAATTGGGGCAGCTCTTTGCCGGGGCCAAGGAGGTCCACAAAGATGGCTTTGAATTTGGGGACGACATACACCATGAGGACGCCCAGGATGGTGACGGCCACCACGAGCACCGCCACGGGATAGAACATGGCGGAGATGACCTTGCCCTTAATTTTTTGGGCCTTCTCCATGAACTCGGCCAAGCGGTTGAGCACGACTTCCAATACGCCGCCCAGCTCGCCGGCCTTGACCATGTTGACGTAGAGGCGGTTGAAGACCTTGGGATGCTGGGCCAGGGCTTCGGAGAAGGTGCTGCCGCTTTCGATGGAGGCGCCCAAATCACCGATGATTTTTTTGAGCAGGGGGTGTTTTTCCTGTTTTTCCAGCACGCGAAGGCCACGCAACAGCGGGAGGCCGGCATCCACCAGGGTGGCCAACTGACGGGTAAAGGTGGTGAGGACCTTGCTTTTGACGCGGTCGGTAAGGCCGGGGATTTTGATGTTGAGATTGAGATTGATTTCCTTATGCAGCCCGCCTTTTTTGCCGGGGGCGCCTTTGGTCTCGGCGGGTTTGGCTTTGGCCTTGTCCTTGTCTTTATCCACCTGGACGATGCGGGTGGGGTGGAGCCCCATGTCCTTGATGCGGGAGATGGCCTCGTTCTGGGAGCCGACTTCCAAAGTGCCCTTGGTCTCCTTCCCCCGGGAGTCCATGGCCACGTAACTGAATTTTGGCATAAGGGTCGTTGTGGTCAGGTGTACTTAACGACTTCTTCAATAGTAGTATCACCATCAAAGATGCTGCGCAAGCCGTCTTCGCGCAGGGTGACCATGCCCAGCTCCACCGCCTTCTGGCGGATGACGACGGTGGGGGCCCGTTCATTGATGAGGATGCGAATGGGCTCGGTGATGGGCAGCAGTTCAAAGATGCCTTTGCGGCCCTTGTAACCGGTGTCATTGCAGGTGTTGCAGCCGCGACCGTAGTAGAACATTTTGTCTCCGATGTCGTGGGGGGAGAGGTTGAGGAGGGCGAGCTGGCTTTCGGTGGGTTCAAAGGGGGTGCGGCATTTTTTGCAGATGGTGCGCACCAGGCGCTGGGCCAGTACGGCCATGAGCGAGGAGGAAATGAGAAACGGCTCGACGCCCATGTCAATCAAGCGGGTGACGGCGCCGGGGGCGTCGTTGGTGTGGAGGGTGCTGAGCACGAGGTGACCAGTCAGGGAGGCCTGGATGGCGATTTGGGCGGTTTCGACGTCGCGCATTTCGCCCACCATGATGATGTCGGGGTCCTGGCGGAGGAAGGCGCGGAGGGCCTTGCCGAAGGTCATGCCGACGGCTTCGTTGACGGCCACCTGCATGATGCCTTCGATGTCGTACTCCACCGGGTCTTCGATGGTCAGCAGTTTGGAGTCAATGGTGTTGACCTTGCGCAGGCAGGAGTAAAGGGTGGTGGTTTTGCCGGAGCCAGTGGGGCCAGTGACGACGATGATGCCGTTGGGCTGCTGGATGGCCTCGAGCATGTAGTCGTAAACATACTTGGGGAAGCCCAGGGACTCGATGTCGAGGTTGACGGCGGAGCGGTCGAGGACGCGGAGCACCACCGATTCACCGAACTGGGTGGGCAGGCAGGAGACGCGCATGTCCACCTGGCGGTTGCCCATGGGGAAATTGATGCGTCCGTCCTGGGGGAGGCGGCGCTCGGAGATGTTGAGATTGGCCATGACCTTGATGCGGGAGATCACGGGCAGGGCCAGGTGTTTGGGGGGCGGGGCCATTTCATAGAGGGCGCCGTCCACGCGGTAGCGGATTTTGAACTCGTCCTCAAAAGGCTCGAAATGGATGTCGCTGGCGCGGTCTTTGATGGCCTGATAGAGGACGAGATTGACGAATTTGATGATGGGCGTTTCGTTGGCCAGGTCCATCAACTCGCCCAGGTTTTCCTCGGAAACCTCGGTGATTTCGCGCGCGATGTGCTCGTCTTCGCCCAGTTCCTTGAGGGCGCTGCTGACGTCCACCCCCTCCTCGCCGTAGTAGCGGGAGATGGCCCGCTCAATGGCGTTGGGGTCGGCCACCACGACGATGATTTCGCGGCCGCTGCTGACGCTGATGTCGTCGGCCGCGGTCAAGTTGAAGGGGTCGGCCAGGGCAACCTGCACGGAATTGCCATAGACGGCGACGGGGACGCATTGGTACATGCGGGCGACAGCCGCCGGGATGGTGGCGATGACATCGGGAGGGATTTCCCGTTTTTCAAGCTCCACCACTTCGGTGCCGAGGGCTTCGGCCTTGACCTGGAGCTGGGTTTCCATGTCCATGAGGCCAAAGTCAGCCAGGATTTGGTGGATGGGCTTGGCGGTGCGCTGGTGTTCCTGGACAACTTCTTCGATCTGCATGTCATCCAGCAAGGCGCGCTCGCGGATGAGATTCAGGAAGGGATCGTGGATGAGGTCGGGCATAGGCAACGCAAACTAGGCGGTGGGGGCCGTGGCCGTGGCGGCGGGGGCGGTGCCGGCGCGGGCGGCCTCGGCGGCCTTGGCGATGTCGTATTCCTGGAGTTTTTGCATCATGGTAACGGGGTCCTGGCACTTATTGATGACCTCCTCACGGGCAATGATGCCCTGCATGTATTTTTCCATGAGGTAGCCGTCGAGGGTGACCATGCCGTATTTGGCGCCGGTTTGGATGTCGGAGGCGATGCGGAAGGTTTTGTTGTCGCGGATCAGGGCGGCAATGGCGGGGGTGTTGATCATGATTTCATACACCGCCACGCGCCCGGGCTTGTCGCAACGCGGGATGAGCAACTGGGAGATGACCGCCTGCAGCACGGTGGAGAGCTGGATGCGGATCATTTCCTGCTGGTTCATGGGGAAGGCGTTGACGATACGGTCGATGGTTTTGGCGGCGCCGGTGGTGTGCAGGGTGCCGAAGACCAGGTGGCCGGTTTCGGCGGCGGTGATGGCGGCCTCGATGGTTTCGAGGTCGCGCATTTCGCCGACGAGGATGATGTCGGGGTCCTGGCGGAGGACGCGGCGCAGGGCCTCGGCGAAACTGGGGACGTCCACGTGCACCTCGCGCTGGGTGACAATGGCCTTTTTGTGGTAGTGGTAATACTCGATGGGGTCTTCGATGGTGACGATGTGGGCGTCATCCCGCTCCTGGTTGATGATGTCAATCATGGAGGCGAGGGTGGTGGATTTGCCCGAGCCGGTGGGGCCGGTGACGAGGATGAGGCCGCGCGGTTTGTAGAGGAGGGTCATGATGGTCTGCCGCGGGAGGCCGATCTGCTCGAGGGTAAGGAGTTTGTTGGGGATCTGGCGCAGCACCAGGGCGAACTGGCCGCGCTCCTTGAACACGGAAACACGGAAGCGCGCCATGTCGCCAAAGGCGAAACCGAAGTCGGCGGTGCCGTTTTCGCGGACCTGCTGGATGTGGTCATCGGAGGAGATGCTGCGCATGAGCTCCTCGGTGTCTTCGTTGGTGCAGGGGGGGCCTTCGACGCGATGAAGGATGCCGTGCAGGCGAATGACGGGGGGCACCCCGACACGGATGTGCAGGTCGGAGGCTCCTTCGGAGACCACCAACTGCAGGAGATCGGACATCTGATAGGACATAACGCTTACGAGCTTCTCAAGTCGGTTGTGTGAACACCAGGGGCATGGGTTAGGTTTAATCCACGTCGGCCAGCGTGGCGCGGATGACTTCTTCCGGGGTGGTAAGCCCGGCCAGCACCTTGCGGGTGCCGTCTTCACGCAGGGTGCGCATGCCGGTCTCGCGCGCCCGGGCGCGGAGGATGGAAGCCTGGACCTTTTCGTAGATCAGCTTGCGGGCTTCATCGTCCACCACAAAAATCTCGAAAATGCCCATGCGCCCCCGGTAACCGGTTTTATTACAATCGCCGCAGCCGCGGCCCTTGAGGAAATTGGCGCCGGGGGTGTTGGGGTCGAGGTTGAGGACGCGGCGCTCGTGTTCCGTGGGGTCGTAGGGGGCGGCGCAGCGTTTGCAGACTTTGCGGACGAGGCGCTGGGCCATGATGGCGCGGGTGGAGGAGGCGACAAGGAATGGTTTGACGCCGATGTCAATCAAGCGCGTCACGGCGCTGGGGGCGTCGTTGGTGTGCAGGGTGCTGAAGACCAGGTGACCGGTGAGGGAGGCGTTAATGGCAATGGAGGCGGTTTCGAGGTCGCGGATCTCACCAATCATGATGATGTTGGGCGCCTGGCGCAGCATGGCACGCAGGGCGGCGGCGAAGGTCAGGCCGACGACTTCATTGACCTGCACCTGGTTGATGCCGCTGAGGAGGTATTCCACCGGGTCTTCCACCGTGATGATCTTGCGGTCGGGGCGGTTGATGAAATTGAGCACGGAGTACAAGGTGGTGGTCTTGCCGGAGCCGGTGGGGCCAGTGACCAGGATGATGCCGTCGGGGAGGCCGATGAGGCGCTCGAAGGTTTGCTGGTCGTCGGTGAAAAAGCCCAGTTCCGGGAGGCCAAGGCGCAACCCTTCCTTGTCCAGGATACGCATGACGATGCTTTCCCCGTGGTTGGTGGGGATGCAGGAGACGCGGAGGTCAATCATCTTGCCGCCGACGGAGGTCTGGATGCGGCCGTCCTGGGGGATGCGCCGCTCGGCGATGGACATGTTGGACATGATTTTGATGCGGCTGATGATGGAGGCCTGGAGCTTTTTCGGGGGGCCTTTGATTTCATGCAGCACACCATCAATGCGGTAGCGGACGCGGAAGGACTTGGAGAGGGGTTCGAGGTGGATGTCCGAGGCGCGCATTTTGAAGGCCTCGACGATCATGTTGTTGACCAGGCGGATGATGGGGGCATCGGATTCGACGACGGAGCCGTCGTCTTCGCCCGCGGCCTTGGTCATGGCCTGCACCGCCACATCCCCTTCGGTGATGTTTTGGATCATCATCCCCACCTGATCGTCCTCGGCGCCGTAGTACTTGGAGAGGGCGGCGTCAATCTCGGCATCGGAGGCCACTTTGACCTCGATTTCCATCTTCAAGGCATGGTGGAGGGCGTCGATGGTATCGAGGTCGGAGGGGTCGGAGAGGGCCACGGCCATGGTGTTGCCGTGTTTGTAAATGGGGATGGCGCGGTAGCGTTTGGCGAGGTCACGGCGCAGGGAGGAAATGACACTGTCCTCAATGCGCAGGTCCGCCAGTTGCACCACTTCGGCGCCGAAATACACGGCTTTGGCGTTGGTGACATCCTGGGGGGTAATCCACCGGCGCGCCAGGAGTGTATCCACCACGCCGGCGCCACCGGCTTCCGCTTCCTGCCGGGCTTGAGCCACCTGGTCATGGGTCACAACGCCCATGTCCATGAGCAGGTCCAATAAATAATCGTCTTTGGCAGCCACAAAATTGGTTGTCACTGCCGCCGGGCCTTTCTGGGGGACTCCCACCGGCGGCGTATGGAGTTCTGATAAAACTGTATCCGTGAAACCGGGGCAAAGTCAACATGGGCGCGGAAAAAAACGTGCCGAGGCGAGGGAAACCCGGGCTGTGC
This is a stretch of genomic DNA from Verrucomicrobiia bacterium. It encodes these proteins:
- a CDS encoding type IV pilus twitching motility protein PilT, producing MSDLLQLVVSEGASDLHIRVGVPPVIRLHGILHRVEGPPCTNEDTEELMRSISSDDHIQQVRENGTADFGFAFGDMARFRVSVFKERGQFALVLRQIPNKLLTLEQIGLPRQTIMTLLYKPRGLILVTGPTGSGKSTTLASMIDIINQERDDAHIVTIEDPIEYYHYHKKAIVTQREVHVDVPSFAEALRRVLRQDPDIILVGEMRDLETIEAAITAAETGHLVFGTLHTTGAAKTIDRIVNAFPMNQQEMIRIQLSTVLQAVISQLLIPRCDKPGRVAVYEIMINTPAIAALIRDNKTFRIASDIQTGAKYGMVTLDGYLMEKYMQGIIAREEVINKCQDPVTMMQKLQEYDIAKAAEAARAGTAPAATATAPTA
- a CDS encoding ROK family protein, with amino-acid sequence MNLPPPKPPESTAHTLAGIEIGGTKLQIVLGRPGHIAHRQRFTVKPEAGGHGIREQLTATLPALLREHPVRALGVGFGGPVDWQRGIIRCSHQVPGWADFPLADWLRHLTHLPVQIENDANTAALAEARLGAGQGANPVFYVTLGSGVGGGLVVNEQIYHGALPGEAEIGHLRLNREGLIVEHRCSGWAVDKRIRELRSRGLTGPWAALLAQFKQTGGEARTLAPALAAGDEDARRLLHEVADDLAFALSHVVHLCHPAVIVLGGGLSLVGEPLRATVAARLPAYVMEAFHPVPAVRLAAWQEDAVPMGALLLAAQTPSH
- a CDS encoding GspE/PulE family protein, whose translation is MPDLIHDPFLNLIRERALLDDMQIEEVVQEHQRTAKPIHQILADFGLMDMETQLQVKAEALGTEVVELEKREIPPDVIATIPAAVARMYQCVPVAVYGNSVQVALADPFNLTAADDISVSSGREIIVVVADPNAIERAISRYYGEEGVDVSSALKELGEDEHIAREITEVSEENLGELMDLANETPIIKFVNLVLYQAIKDRASDIHFEPFEDEFKIRYRVDGALYEMAPPPKHLALPVISRIKVMANLNISERRLPQDGRINFPMGNRQVDMRVSCLPTQFGESVVLRVLDRSAVNLDIESLGFPKYVYDYMLEAIQQPNGIIVVTGPTGSGKTTTLYSCLRKVNTIDSKLLTIEDPVEYDIEGIMQVAVNEAVGMTFGKALRAFLRQDPDIIMVGEMRDVETAQIAIQASLTGHLVLSTLHTNDAPGAVTRLIDMGVEPFLISSSLMAVLAQRLVRTICKKCRTPFEPTESQLALLNLSPHDIGDKMFYYGRGCNTCNDTGYKGRKGIFELLPITEPIRILINERAPTVVIRQKAVELGMVTLREDGLRSIFDGDTTIEEVVKYT
- a CDS encoding DUF2961 domain-containing protein → MIAKPPPPSRSSARNAPTKNLLLAEILALVLRLPPKPRQSCFALCLMPLAICFSTFAAVPLLLQPNPLSLHWLPVPDSTKTYLRSGFDYNDANYDSGNLIRVEPSGLSFSNAHSAWVLFEEKGPGVITSIWFTGKNKQGQAYLGGTLNFYFDGEPRPRLSAPLPEWLENNPLLPPGLAEKSSGGWLCYAPISYAQSLKITLEGHRDSYTHRKNGRGEIIPHLYHQFSFQRLPAPVASSTPESLRQTAAWELAWPALSPTATFPLPTGQPVTIFLAETQGILEMFRLDVGQAKADALRMRVEADGLNLVDMTLREFWGFSRDQRPQARFHALTMGVDTNGAYYSRWPMPCRRSLKLVLQNPDQPLEVKVQTTFRQGWPQPGLFYFHAARITDKTEKARDIVLLETRGRGHFVGCILELANATLEGDDRFYVDGEAFPPAWHGTGTEDYFRCGWYFYGGPLTRPLYGLLDNGTPKIAYRFHLADRLNFTKHAKIGFEHGHHNEYLGSYPGTVFWYAERQPPE
- a CDS encoding thioredoxin family protein; this translates as MKKIILALATLLVAGWLGAAELNWVTDFNAALNQAKKENKLLFINFTGSDWCGWCKKLDAEVFSTPEFKEFAA
- the gspE gene encoding type II secretion system ATPase GspE, which produces MAAKDDYLLDLLMDMGVVTHDQVAQARQEAEAGGAGVVDTLLARRWITPQDVTNAKAVYFGAEVVQLADLRIEDSVISSLRRDLAKRYRAIPIYKHGNTMAVALSDPSDLDTIDALHHALKMEIEVKVASDAEIDAALSKYYGAEDDQVGMMIQNITEGDVAVQAMTKAAGEDDGSVVESDAPIIRLVNNMIVEAFKMRASDIHLEPLSKSFRVRYRIDGVLHEIKGPPKKLQASIISRIKIMSNMSIAERRIPQDGRIQTSVGGKMIDLRVSCIPTNHGESIVMRILDKEGLRLGLPELGFFTDDQQTFERLIGLPDGIILVTGPTGSGKTTTLYSVLNFINRPDRKIITVEDPVEYLLSGINQVQVNEVVGLTFAAALRAMLRQAPNIIMIGEIRDLETASIAINASLTGHLVFSTLHTNDAPSAVTRLIDIGVKPFLVASSTRAIMAQRLVRKVCKRCAAPYDPTEHERRVLNLDPNTPGANFLKGRGCGDCNKTGYRGRMGIFEIFVVDDEARKLIYEKVQASILRARARETGMRTLREDGTRKVLAGLTTPEEVIRATLADVD
- a CDS encoding type II secretion system F family protein; this translates as MPKFSYVAMDSRGKETKGTLEVGSQNEAISRIKDMGLHPTRIVQVDKDKDKAKAKPAETKGAPGKKGGLHKEINLNLNIKIPGLTDRVKSKVLTTFTRQLATLVDAGLPLLRGLRVLEKQEKHPLLKKIIGDLGASIESGSTFSEALAQHPKVFNRLYVNMVKAGELGGVLEVVLNRLAEFMEKAQKIKGKVISAMFYPVAVLVVAVTILGVLMVYVVPKFKAIFVDLLGPGKELPQFTQIVLGISDMIANHFVITLGVLGALFFLFQVFIRTKAGRKLFDRFKLNMPVLGPVIKKVAISRFTRTLGTLISSGVPILQALTIVKETSGNVIVADAVSAVHESVKEGETITAPLEASGVFPPMVISMVDVGEQTGALPEMLMKIADNYDDEVDNAVAAMTSLLEPIMIVILAVIVGSIVIALFLPLISIIDSLGQEGSGPGE